From the Candidatus Binatus sp. genome, one window contains:
- a CDS encoding helix-turn-helix domain-containing protein, translated as MQGARNHTVAERLTLTIDEAARALGIGRNSAFAAAHRGEIPIIKIGRRLLVPKVAFEKMLAEVTSGANEQAEETRPPERLK; from the coding sequence ATGCAAGGTGCCAGAAATCATACGGTGGCAGAGCGTTTGACATTGACGATCGATGAGGCTGCGCGAGCGCTCGGAATCGGCCGCAACTCGGCTTTCGCCGCTGCTCATCGCGGAGAAATTCCAATCATCAAGATCGGCCGGAGACTTCTCGTGCCGAAGGTGGCGTTCGAAAAAATGCTTGCTGAGGTCACTTCAGGGGCTAACGAGCAGGCTGAAGAGACTCGGCCTCCGGAGCGGCTCAAATGA